From the genome of Bactrocera oleae isolate idBacOlea1 chromosome 2, idBacOlea1, whole genome shotgun sequence, one region includes:
- the LOC106617290 gene encoding chymotrypsin-2 codes for MKVFLLLAVLLLAHTEAKLVKYPKNYVENAIEGRIVGGTKATLGQAPYQVSLQTSDGSHFCGGAIIDKNWIATAGHCLESRYASNIIIVAGTIEWQNPNATYYASSIHIHCRYNKPRSHNDIALIRLNSSIVFNDRTQPIALPTEQMKEGDEVIMTGWGSTELYGDTPDNLQIVSLKYLPHKNCKVMHSNDPDLDVGHMCTYTKYGEGACHGDSGGPLANDGKLVGLVNWGMPCAVGYPDANASTYFYMDWIRRIMKGTAKCFS; via the coding sequence ATGAAGGTGTTTCTTTTACTCGCCGTACTTTTGTTAGCCCACACCGAAGCCAAACTTGTCAAGTATCCAAAGAATTACGTAGAAAATGCGATTGAAGGCCGAATAGTTGGAGGAACTAAAGCCACTTTGGGTCAGGCGCCCTATCAAGTATCCTTACAAACATCGGATGGTTCTCATTTCTGTGGCGGAGCCATAATCGACAAAAATTGGATCGCAACTGCCGGACATTGTCTTGAGAGTAGATATGCCAGTAATATAATCATCGTCGCAGGCACCATCGAATGGCAGAATCCGAATGCTACTTATTATGCCAGCTCCATACATATACACTGTCGCTACAACAAGCCGAGAAGTCACAATGATATCGCATTGATACGTTTGAACTCGTCTATTGTGTTCAACGATAGAACCCAACCCATAGCATTGCCGACGGAGCAGATGAAGGAAGGCGATGAGGTCATAATGACAGGTTGGGGTTCAACTGAATTGTACGGTGATACACCCGATAATCTGCAGATTGTGTCCTTAAAATATTTACcacataaaaattgtaaagtaATGCACAGTAATGATCCAGATTTGGATGTGGgacacatgtgtacatatacgaAGTATGGCGAAGGTGCGTGCCATGGCGATTCGGGTGGCCCTTTGGCGAACGATGGAAAATTGGTCGGTTTAGTTAACTGGGGTATGCCCTGCGCTGTTGGCTATCCAGATGCGAACGCAAGTACCTATTTTTATATGGATTGGATCCGTCGCATAATGAAGGGCACTGCGAAatgttttagttaa
- the LOC106617292 gene encoding chymotrypsin-1, translating to MGQIGVSTSSFCHSVISHSSSYLNAYQIQWVKVKNNAKMHFRPIISILLLFIITTTTAKRLIKPSQRLLARQSESGSVQQEGRIVGGTNADPGFASYQVSIQGQYNGHWCGGTIIDKRWILTAAHCIDGYNPPYLRIITGTVEWDQPHAIYHSDEFYTHCNYDKPDYANDIGLIHLNDSIVFDQYTQAVPLASKALEDNAEAILTGWGDMGYGGPSTKILQKITLRHMSHKRCAEVYKDEEILDVGHICTYTKEGEGACQGDSGGPLISGGELVGIVNWGQPCAVGYPDAYASVYFHRDWIRRVMSGTCKTCHCEASNYPSFGSKK from the coding sequence ATGGGACAAATCGGTGTAAGCACCAGCAGTTTTTGCCACTCAGTCATTTCGCACAGCTCTAGCTATTTAAACGCATATCAGATTCAGTGGGTGAAAGTCAAAAATAACGCCAAAATGCATTTCCGGCCAATAATTTCGATATTACTCCTCTTTATTATCACTACAACGACGGCTAAGCGCTTGATCAAGCCCAGTCAGCGTCTCTTAGCACGCCAGAGTGAAAGTGGCAGTGTTCAGCAGGAAGGGCGTATCGTTGGCGGCACAAATGCCGACCCAGGGTTCGCTTCATATCAAGTATCCATACAAGGCCAATATAACGGTCATTGGTGTGGTGGCACCATCATCGACAAACGGTGGATACTAACAGCGGCACATTGCATTGATGGCTACAATCCGCCTTATCTGCGCATCATAACGGGTACTGTGGAGTGGGATCAACCGCACGCTATCTATCACTCGGACGAGTTTTATACGCATTGTAATTACGATAAACCGGATTATGCCAATGATATTGGACTCATACATTTGAATGACTCCATTGTATTCGATCAATATACACAAGCGGTGCCATTGGCGTCGAAAGCGTTAGAGGATAATGCTGAGGCTATACTCACCGGTTGGGGCGATATGGGCTACGGTGGTCCGTCAAcgaaaatattgcagaaaatTACATTACGTCACATGAGTCACAAGCGCTGTGCCGAAGTGTATAAGGATGAGGAGATACTGGATGTGGGtcacatttgtacatacaccAAAGAAGGTGAGGGTGCCTGTCAAGGCGACTCTGGTGGTCCTTTGATTAGCGGCGGTGAACTAGTCGGCATCGTTAACTGGGGTCAGCCTTGTGCTGTGGGTTATCCAGATGCATATGCAAGTGTTTACTTCCATCGTGATTGGATACGTCGTGTCATGTCGGGCACATGCAAGACATGCCACTGTGAAGCAAGCAATTATCCTTCATTTgggagtaaaaaataa
- the LOC106617293 gene encoding chymotrypsin-2 — MWYFAKFNILLTSLAVAFTCSSALRMHGEPYEGLRYRNTRPTQTSRNAGATGRIVGGQEAIEASAPWQVTIQNIYGNHFCGGAIIHDRFVVTAASCVSGLQKSWIQVVTSTNDWMGLAWKYDVSAIYVHCNFDKPLYHNDIALLELATLIAYDDQTKNITVADEDELVEGETLTMTGWGSAVEGGDYPNALQQLSVQYLSNEKCRSAYGYSEDVDMGHLCTTSPVGKGACHGDTGGPLVNEKGQLVGIGNWGVPCGRGFPDVFAKMSYHADWIRSTINGCQQT, encoded by the coding sequence ATGTGGTATTTTGCTAAATTCAACATATTACTTACCAGTTTGGCCGTAGCCTTTACTTGCAGCTCAGCGCTACGCATGCACGGTGAACCTTACGAAGGATTACGCTACCGTAACACACGACCCACCCAGACCAGTCGTAATGCAGGCGCGACTGGACGCATTGTTGGAGGACAAGAAGCTATAGAAGCGTCAGCTCCCTGGCAGGTTACAATACAAAACATCTACGGCAATCACTTTTGCGGTGGCGCGATCATACACGATCGATTTGTGGTGACTGCGGCAAGTTGTGTCAGTGGACTACAAAAGAGTTGGATCCAAGTGGTGACCAGCACCAATGATTGGATGGGCTTGGCATGGAAATACGATGTATCGGCGATATATGTGCACTGTAATTTCGATAAGCCCTTATATCACAATGATATCGCGCTCTTAGAGCTAGCCACACTTATCGCTTATGATGACCAGACAAAGAACATCACAGTCGCTGATGAGGACGAGTTGGTGGAGGGTGAAACACTTACGATGACCGGTTGGGGTAGCGCGGTGGAAGGAGGAGATTATCCTAATGCATTGCAGCAGTTGAGCGTGCAGTATTTGTCCAATGAGAAGTGTCGCAGTGCTTATGGGTATTCAGAGGATGTGGATATGGGACATTTGTGTACCACTTCGCCAGTCGGCAAAGGCGCATGTCATGGCGATACTGGCGGTCCGTTGGTCAATGAGAAAGGTCAACTCGTCGGTATCGGCAATTGGGGTGTACCATGTGGTCGCGGTTTTCCCGATGTATTTGCTAAAATGTCATATCATGCTGACTGGATACGCTCAACCATAAATGGCTGTCAACaaacttaa
- the LOC106617295 gene encoding chymotrypsin-2 — MFKLAVILFSVLTLWTNCEARGINAAPSNVPIEGRIVGGDEVTLGAIPYQVSIQNTFGDHVCGGSIVAPEWILTAGHCLDWPKKYLKIVTGTVEWNKPGDEYFVEDVKIHCQFNKPMYHNDIALVRLSKPIVFDSYTAAVELATSNTMKNGDSVVLSGWGSAKAWGNAVKKLNKVSLKYLDYKTCLKTVKNKKFIGEGHICTSTKDGKGSCSYDSGGPLVDANNVQIGLVNGGQPCAIGYPDTFASVFYYHDWIVNTIAGNNAC; from the coding sequence atgtttaaattagcGGTAATACTTTTCAGCGTTTTAACGCTCTGGACAAATTGTGAAGCGCGGGGCATCAATGCGGCACCAAGCAATGTGCCCATTGAAGGTCGCATTGTAGGCGGTGACGAAGTGACGTTAGGTGCAATACCCTATCAAGTGTCCATACAAAACACCTTCGGCGATCATGTGTGCGGTGGTTCCATTGTCGCACCGGAATGGATCTTAACAGCTGGGCATTGCTTGGATTGGCCTAAGAAGTACCTGAAGATTGTCACTGGCACAGTGGAATGGAATAAGCCTGGCGACGAGTACTTTGTGGAAGACGTGAAAATACATTGTCAGTTCAATAAACCAATGTATCACAATGATATTGCCTTGGTGCGTCTGAGCAAACCTATTGTCTTCGACAGCTACACTGCAGCCGTAGAATTGGCTACGAGTAATACCATGAAAAACGGTGATAGTGTTGTGCTTAGCGGTTGGGGCAGCGCTAAAGCTTGGGGTAATGCTGTTAAAAAACTGAATAAAGTGAGTTTGAAGTATCTGGATTATAAAACTTGCTTGAAAAcggtcaaaaataaaaaattcattggCGAGGGTCATATTTGTACTTCGACTAAGGATGGTAAAGGCTCTTGCAGCTACGATTCTGGCGGCCCATTGGTCGATGCCAATAACGTGCAAATTGGACTTGTCAACGGTGGTCAACCATGCGCTATCGGTTATCCGGATACGTTTGCCAGTGTTTTCTACTATCATGATTGGATTGTCAATACCATCGCGGGTAATAACGCTTGCTAA
- the LOC106617278 gene encoding chymotrypsin-1, translated as MYQCKTVGLLALQLVLLAVVSGRVLTKDENEIMYPPQSNSRIVGGVAAPEGLAPYQISMQNLRGRHFCGGAIIDQRWIITASHCVSGATAAKIQILTGAQNLKNNTGKYYYPDRIVMHANYNHPPYANDIALLHLNDSIVYDEHTQAVKYAYEPLKKDNELVLTGWGSMALGGSTPDVLQTLTVRVVPYEDCRAAHTNNLSSYVDVGHLCTFNDNGKGACHGDSGGPLVHNGTLVALVNWGLPCAKGYPDVHASVAYYHDFIRTHLTATTEE; from the coding sequence ATGTACCAGTGCAAGACAGTCGGTTTACTGGCACTCCAATTGGTTCTACTCGCTGTCGTCAGTGGCCGCGTTCTAACAAAGGACGAAAATGAAATTATGTATCCGCCACAGTCAAATTCACGCATTGTTGGTGGCGTAGCAGCACCCGAAGGGCTAGCACCTTACCAAATCTCCATGCAGAATCTACGCGGACGTCACTTCTGTGGCGGTGCGATCATCGATCAGCGCTGGATCATCACCGCCTCACATTGTGTATCGGGTGCAACAGCTGCTAAAATACAGATCCTTACTGGCGCTCAAAATCTGAAAAACAACACTGGCAAATACTATTATCCCGACCGCATTGTGATGCACGCAAACTACAACCATCCGCCGTATGCCAACGATATTGCGCTCCTGCACTTGAATGATTCGATCGTCTACGATGAGCACACGCAGGCGGTGAAGTATGCTTACGAGCCACTGAAGAAGGATAATGAATTGGTGCTTACCGGTTGGGGCTCCATGGCATTGGGTGGCTCTACACCGGATGTCTTGCAGACACTAACTGTTCGCGTTGTTCCGTATGAAGATTGCCGAGCTGCACACACTAATAATTTATCGAGCTACGTCGATGTGGGTCACTTGTGCACCTTCAATGACAACGGTAAGGGTGCTTGTCATGGTGATTCAGGTGGTCCTCTGGTGCACAATGGCACACTGGTTGCTTTGGTGAATTGGGGATTGCCCTGCGCGAAGGGTTATCCAGATGTGCATGCGAGTGTGGCTTACTATCACGATTTTATACGCACTCATTTGACCGCTACCACTGAGGAATAG